The window ATACATGTCCAGAGGACTTTTTCCAGAGATCAGTTGATGGAAACCCCCAAAAATGGGAAGGACCGCCTGGTTGATATGTCAAAGCAGTTATCAACGGTTTTATATGATCTGAAGATGGATTCTGAAGCAAGCGAAGCAAAAGGTGTCAATGGTTCTGAATGGATTTTCAAAAATCAGGTTGGGTCTGCAATTGATATCCGGAATTGGAGAAAACGGATATTTTACAAAACCATTGCAAAGGCGGGGTTGGACAAGATACGCATCCATGACCTGCGGCACACGTATGCAAGCTTATTGATTGAAGCAGGTGAATCATTGGCGTATATCCGGGATCAGCTTGGCCACCACAGCATCAGTTTTACAGTAGATATCTATGGGCACTTGACACCAGGGGGAAATAAAGATGCTGTTGATCGCTTAGATGATGGGGAATATTAGGATGCAACCATCTGCAACCTATACGCAACCAAACAAAAAAGGCTTCCTGATCCAAAATCAAGAAGCCTCTCAAGTAGCTTATTTTGTTTGTTTGTTTTTTTGTGGCGCGCCCGGAGCGATTCGAACGCCCGACCCCTTGATTCGTAGTCAAGTACTCTATCCAGCTGAGCTACGGGCGCCTAAAAAACTCGATACTTATACCAGTCTTGAAATAAGAATTCAAGCAATTTTATTAATTGATGATAAATTTACGCAGATCACATATCCTGCACAATAACCTGAACACGGTTCTGTTTATATCTGTCAGCTTTAAGCTTCACCATCAGTTTCGGAAAAAATTCAGGCAGCATAGTCGTGTCAGATACATTGAAGTGTAATGCCTCCACCTGTTGTTCTCCGCTTTGCCCCTTTAAAGTCATTTTCCGGTGGCAGCCGCCTAAGATGATGGAAGATACCACCCACATATTTTCCATAAGGAAAACCGGCTCCGGATTACCGGTGCCAAAGGGGCGAAGCTGGTCAATCTGGCTGACAAGTTCCGGAGTAATATCCGAAATCTCAATCACGGCATCAATTCTCTGGGCGGATTGAAAATCTCTTTCCGTGCACACAGACGCCAGAATTTCGGACAGAGCCGGTTTCAAAAGCGCCAAATTTTCCTGTTTGACTGACAGCCCGGCTGCCATGGTGTGCCCCCCAAAGGTTTCCAGCAAACCTCGAATTTCAGACAAAACCTCGTATATGTTGATCTGGTTAATACTTCTACATGACCCTTTTGCGATCGAGTCCTTTGAATTCAGAAGAATCACCGGACAACCATGCTTTCGGGCAAGCCTTGACGCGGCAATGCCAAGCACGGAGACCTCCCATGTGCTGTCCCACAATAAAATAAGCCGATTTTCAAGAAGGCTTGGATCGTTTGCAATGCGTCGTTCAATATCCTCGACAATCTCTTTTTCAATAAGTCGACGTTTGCTGTTCAATTCATCAAGAAGGGCTGCTGTTGTCTCGGTTTGAGCCGGGCTCGAACATGTCAGATGGGAAACACATATTCGTGCATGTGATATACGGCCCGCAGCATTCAATCTGGGTACGATTTTGAATGAGACATCGTCGGAATCAAGCTTTCCTATGTCCACCCGTGATGTCCGGGCCATGGAGACCAGAGCCGGGCGAAGCCCCATGCGAATACGTTTCATTCCTGCCACGCAAAGGGTCCTGTTATCCTTTACCAAGGGGACCATATCCCCGATGGTGCCGATGGTGAACAGATCCAGGTATTCGGACAGTTTGGGTTCCGGATATTGTTTCCATACCCCATTGTCTCTGAATACTTTACGCAAGCCCATAATCAGGTAAAAGGCTACACCGACTCCGGCTAAATACTCAAGGCAGGCATTGCAGTCAGACTGTTTGGGATTAATTACGGCAAAGGCCTTTGGAATGATGGTGTCCGGCTCATGGTGGTCGGTGATGATCACCTCAATATCTTCCAGGGCTGCGGCCTGAACCGCTTCATGGGAGCTAATGCCGCAATCCACAGTGATAATCAGGTCCACATCCATGGACACCGCCATCTCAATATGGGACAATTGCAGACTGTAGCCCTCCTTTGTTCTGTGGGGCACATACCAGGAAAGATCCGCTTCTACCAGGGACAGAAACTGATGAAGCATAGCCGTAGCCGTCACCCCGTCCGCATCAAAATCACCAAAAATAAGAATCTTTTCTTTGTTGCATACCGCCCTGTGAATTCGCTCTACCGCTTTATCCATATCCTTTAATGCAAAGGGATCAATAAGTCTGGAATAATCCGGATTAAGAAAAAATCTGGCCTCATCGGCCGTCCTGATTCCTTTATCCGCCAGCAGCCCGGCAACAACAGGATGGCAGTCAAGGGCCTTTTGTATTGTGTGAACAACATCCCTGTCAGGTGTCGTATATGTAAGTTTGATCTCCATAAAATCCTAAGATTTATATCTCCTTGGGCCACTATGTGTCAATCCACGGCGTAAAAAGCAATGCAATAAAAGCATTGAAGCTGACAATTTTATTCATATGCAAAATTCTTGAGCAACCGGCTTTGTTGGTGATATAGTATTGGGTTCATGAAATTAGGATTAAAATATGATGCAATCTGTTGTAAGAGAATATATGGTGGATAAAACAAAAATCGGATTTATCCGTTTTATTTTTGAAGCCTATGAAGGGTTAGCCGTTGTCACAACATTGGAGCCCGGAACCGGTCATATCCGGCTTACGATCCCCCCAGGCCGGCAGGACGAGGCATATATGGTCACCCAATCGTTGAAAAAGGATTTTTATTTTGAATCAAGATAAACCCAAAGCCTATGTAAACACCATCGGGTGCCAGATGAATGTGTATGATTCCCAAATTCTGGCGGGCCTTTTGCAAAATGCCGGATATGAACAAACCCATGATCCGGATCTGGCAGATTTGGTTTTATGCAATACCTGCGCCATCCGCCATAAAGCCGAAGAAAAGGCATATAGCTTTCTGGGCCGTTTTGCAGGCACACGGATGAGAGGGAAACGCCCGGTTACCATTATGGCCGGCTGTGTGGCACAAAAAGAGAAGGAAAAAGCATTTGTACGCCTGCCGTATTTAGATCTTGTTCTAGGTACCCAGGCCTTTGGCCGCTTTGAAACGCATCTTAAAGCCCTGGCAGCCGGGAATACCCGCATTGTGGACATCGAACCCAGCGAAAATATTTTTGAGGGTTTTCCCGAGGATTCAATAACCGAAAAATTTCAGGTGTCACGCTTTGTTACCATAATGCAGGGGTGTGAAAATTTTTGCACCTACTGCGTGGTGCCCTATGTCCGGGGAAAGGAAAAAAGCCGGGATCCGTCAGCCATTATTCAAGAGATTGAAGTGCTGGCTCAATCCGGGGTCCGTGAAATTACCCTTCTGGGCCAGAACGTCAATTCCTATGCCGGAAATAACAGGACGGTTTCCTTTGCTGATTTACTGCACCTTGTCAGCAGAGTGAATAAAGTTGAACGTATCCGGTTTGCTACTTCCCATCCCAAGGATTTATCCACAGACCTGGTTCAGGCCATGAAGGAACTTGACAAGGTGTGCAATCATCTTCATCTTCCGGTTCAATCCGGTTCAAACCAGATATTAAAACGCATGAACCGAAAATACGACCGTGACACCTATTTTGATAGAATTTCAGCTCTTAGGCAAGCCTGTCCGGATATTGCTCTGTCCACGGACATCATTGTGGGGTTTCCGGGAGAAACTTTATCTGATTTTCAGCAAACCATGAATTTGCTTGAGACCGTTGAATTTGATGCTGTGTTCGCCTTTTCTTATTCTGCAAGGTCATTTACGCCGGCTGCAAAATTCAGCGACCAGCTGGATGAGCAGACCAAACGTGGCCGACTCAATGAACTACTCAATTTTCAGGAGCAGATTACAGAAAAGAAAAATAAAGCCTTTATTGGCAAAAACGTTACGGTGCTGGTGGAAGGCGACAGTCCTAAACCCCGTGACGGCTTAATAAAGAAAAATAAAAATACCAGACAGATGTTTGGCAGGTGTGATGAAAATAAAATTGTGCATTTTGCATCGGATCAGGCTCAAATCGGGGATCTGATCACACTTCAAATTATAAACGCATACCCCCATTCCCTTTGGGGTGAGGTCTGCGAAAGCGATTAAGAGGTTATGAAAATAAAATCAACGACCATTCGACCCAATGAACCTTGCCCATGCGGCAGCGGGAAAAAATTTAAAAACTGCTGCAGAAACAGAAAAACTGAAATTTCTTTAAAAGACAAATATAAAAATAAGTATGACATTATCCTGAAAACGCCTGAACAGGTTGACGGGATAAGAAAGTGCGGAGAACTGCTTTTATCCATTATGGACGGGGTTGAGGCCATGATTTGTCCCGGCCTGAAAACAGACGACATCAATACCTATGTTCATGAACAGACCATAAAAGCAGGAGCCGTTCCCGCACCGCTCAATTACAGGGGATACCCCAAAAGTGTCTGCGTTTCCATTAATGATGTGATCTGCCACGGAATACCCGGCGATCGTATTCTTAAGGACGGAGATATTGTCAATGTTGATATCACGCCGATTCTCAACGGTTTCTATGCTGATGCAAACAAAACCTTTTTTGTGGGCACCCCCGGACGGGATGCCCAGAAAATTGTTGCGGTGGCTGGCGAAAGCCTGCGGTTAGGGATGGAACAGGTCAAGCCGGGAGCAACGTTAGGGGATATCGGACATGCCATTCAAAAATATGCCGAAGGCCAGGGATGTTCGGTAGTCAGAGAATTTGTGGGTCATGGTGTGGGGCTTGAATTCCATGAACAGCCCCAGGTGCTTCATTTCGGGCGCCCCGGTACCGGTGTCACCCTTGTTCCCGGCATGGTGTTTACCATTGAACCCATGGTTAACCTTGGCAAAAAAGAATTGCATGTGCTTGAAGACCGGTGGACAGCCGTGACCAATGACGGATCCCTGTCTGCTCAGTTCGAGCAGACCATCCTTGTGACAGAGGACGGATATGAGAGCTTAACCCCCTATGATTTATGATCAAGAACTCATTTTAACTTAAAATCTATTATATTCTGCTGCTATTTAACCATAACTATTTTACAACAGGAGATGACATGATGATGAAAAAATGGACGCTGACAACACTTATGATATTTGCCGTGATTGCAGGCTTAACGGGCACTGCCTGCGCTTTTGGCATCGAAGCGGCCATTGGTGGATGGTACCAGACCCCATCCGGGCACCTTGGTTATAAAGCGTTGGATAGCGGGGACTTCCTTGATCTGGAAAACGACCTTAATTATGGAGATGAAAAACGAGTAACGGCACGGGTAAATATTGACATGCCGCTGATTTTTCCCAATATCTACCTTATGGCCTCACCCATGGAGTTCACCGAAACCGGCCAAAAAACGGGCGGATTTACCTTTGGAGATATCAATTTCGATCCAGGGACCTTTGTATCAAAGATGTCCCTGGATAACTATGATATCGGCCTTTACTACGGAATCCCGCTGTTAAAAACAGCGACGTTAAAAAAGCTGAACGTTGATGTGGGTATTAACGTCCGCCTGATTGATTACGATTTAAGCATCCACCAGGACTCAACCGGGCTCGACGAATCGGAAAGCGGGGTATTGCCGATTCCCATGGTGTTTTTGGCCGTACAATTCACCCCTTTCAAGGCGCTTTCTTTCCAGGCTGAAGGGCGGGCAATTTCCTATTCCGGCAACGATCTGATCAGTCTTATCGGTCGGATAAAGGTGAAAATATTCGGCCCGGTTTTTGCCGCCGCCGGATACCGGTATGAAAAAATCAATATTGATGAGGAAGATGTGGATGCCAGCCTTGAGGTTCGTGGTCCGTTTCTGGAGGCCGGCTTGTCATTTTAGGTAAGGTATTGGGGTCAAAGTAAAATTAATTGCTCAACACTTTATTTTACTTTGACCTCATTTTGACGTTTATTCTTTCCGGGCCGGCTGATATGTACACAAAGGCTCCTGAGCCATATAATTGCCGGTAGCCTCATATGCCCTGGCACGGCATCCGCCGCACACCTGTTTGTATTCGCAGATCCCGCATTTGGGGTCAAGATTGTTGAAATCCCGCAATTTGTTAAACACTTCTGAGTTTTCCCACACATCTTTAAAGTGCCGGGTTTTGATATCCCCGCAAGTGACGTCTAAAAATCCGCAGGTCTGGACCCGGCCCACATGGGAAATAAAGCAGAATCCGGTACCAGCAAGACACCCTCTTGTAACGGCATCAAGCCCATGGGTTTCAAAACTGACTTTTTTACCCTCAGCTTTGGCCCGCTGGCGCAGGATTCGGTAATAGTGGGGGGCACATGTGGCTTTGAGCTGCAGCGAAGTTTTGTCCCGCTGGTCATAAAACCAGTTCAAAGTTTTTTCGTACTCTTTTGCGTCAATGGCCGTATCCACGATGTATTTGCCCCGCCCCGTGGGAACCAGAAGAAAAATATGATGGGCAACCGCCCCTAACTCTTCAGCCAGAGAAAGAATGGCCGGGATCTCATCAAGGTTTGTTTTTGTGATAACGGTATTGATCTGAAATTCAAGCCCGGCCGCTTTTGCGATTTTAATGCCGTTAACAGCCCTGTCAAAGGCCCCGTCAAGGCCCCTGAACGCATCATGGGAGGCCGCAGTTGCCCCGTCCAGGCTTACGGAAATGCGTTTCACACCGCTTTCTTTAAGTCTTTTGACATTGTCTTCATTGAGCAGAGTGCCATTGGGGGCCATGACCATTCGAAGGCCGATTTTATCCCCATAGGCGGCAATGTCAAAGATATCATCCCGAAGAAGAGGCTCACCGCCGGTGAGAATGATAATGGGCTGCCCCACCTCTCTGATCTGGTCAAGGAGCCTGAAAGACTCTTCTGTGGTAAGTTCGTCGTTGTATACATGGTCTTCGGCAGCAGCCCGGCAATGCTTGCAGGTCAGGTTGCACCTGCGGGTTGTCTCCCAGGCCACAAGGCGAAGCGTACTATTTTTACCGG is drawn from uncultured Desulfobacter sp. and contains these coding sequences:
- a CDS encoding site-specific integrase; the encoded protein is MTALKWKDIDFDNRLIHVQRTFSRDQLMETPKNGKDRLVDMSKQLSTVLYDLKMDSEASEAKGVNGSEWIFKNQVGSAIDIRNWRKRIFYKTIAKAGLDKIRIHDLRHTYASLLIEAGESLAYIRDQLGHHSISFTVDIYGHLTPGGNKDAVDRLDDGEY
- the recJ gene encoding single-stranded-DNA-specific exonuclease RecJ — encoded protein: MEIKLTYTTPDRDVVHTIQKALDCHPVVAGLLADKGIRTADEARFFLNPDYSRLIDPFALKDMDKAVERIHRAVCNKEKILIFGDFDADGVTATAMLHQFLSLVEADLSWYVPHRTKEGYSLQLSHIEMAVSMDVDLIITVDCGISSHEAVQAAALEDIEVIITDHHEPDTIIPKAFAVINPKQSDCNACLEYLAGVGVAFYLIMGLRKVFRDNGVWKQYPEPKLSEYLDLFTIGTIGDMVPLVKDNRTLCVAGMKRIRMGLRPALVSMARTSRVDIGKLDSDDVSFKIVPRLNAAGRISHARICVSHLTCSSPAQTETTAALLDELNSKRRLIEKEIVEDIERRIANDPSLLENRLILLWDSTWEVSVLGIAASRLARKHGCPVILLNSKDSIAKGSCRSINQINIYEVLSEIRGLLETFGGHTMAAGLSVKQENLALLKPALSEILASVCTERDFQSAQRIDAVIEISDITPELVSQIDQLRPFGTGNPEPVFLMENMWVVSSIILGGCHRKMTLKGQSGEQQVEALHFNVSDTTMLPEFFPKLMVKLKADRYKQNRVQVIVQDM
- a CDS encoding DUF4911 domain-containing protein, with amino-acid sequence MMQSVVREYMVDKTKIGFIRFIFEAYEGLAVVTTLEPGTGHIRLTIPPGRQDEAYMVTQSLKKDFYFESR
- the miaB gene encoding tRNA (N6-isopentenyl adenosine(37)-C2)-methylthiotransferase MiaB encodes the protein MNQDKPKAYVNTIGCQMNVYDSQILAGLLQNAGYEQTHDPDLADLVLCNTCAIRHKAEEKAYSFLGRFAGTRMRGKRPVTIMAGCVAQKEKEKAFVRLPYLDLVLGTQAFGRFETHLKALAAGNTRIVDIEPSENIFEGFPEDSITEKFQVSRFVTIMQGCENFCTYCVVPYVRGKEKSRDPSAIIQEIEVLAQSGVREITLLGQNVNSYAGNNRTVSFADLLHLVSRVNKVERIRFATSHPKDLSTDLVQAMKELDKVCNHLHLPVQSGSNQILKRMNRKYDRDTYFDRISALRQACPDIALSTDIIVGFPGETLSDFQQTMNLLETVEFDAVFAFSYSARSFTPAAKFSDQLDEQTKRGRLNELLNFQEQITEKKNKAFIGKNVTVLVEGDSPKPRDGLIKKNKNTRQMFGRCDENKIVHFASDQAQIGDLITLQIINAYPHSLWGEVCESD
- the map gene encoding type I methionyl aminopeptidase: MKIKSTTIRPNEPCPCGSGKKFKNCCRNRKTEISLKDKYKNKYDIILKTPEQVDGIRKCGELLLSIMDGVEAMICPGLKTDDINTYVHEQTIKAGAVPAPLNYRGYPKSVCVSINDVICHGIPGDRILKDGDIVNVDITPILNGFYADANKTFFVGTPGRDAQKIVAVAGESLRLGMEQVKPGATLGDIGHAIQKYAEGQGCSVVREFVGHGVGLEFHEQPQVLHFGRPGTGVTLVPGMVFTIEPMVNLGKKELHVLEDRWTAVTNDGSLSAQFEQTILVTEDGYESLTPYDL
- a CDS encoding TIGR04219 family outer membrane beta-barrel protein; this translates as MMMKKWTLTTLMIFAVIAGLTGTACAFGIEAAIGGWYQTPSGHLGYKALDSGDFLDLENDLNYGDEKRVTARVNIDMPLIFPNIYLMASPMEFTETGQKTGGFTFGDINFDPGTFVSKMSLDNYDIGLYYGIPLLKTATLKKLNVDVGINVRLIDYDLSIHQDSTGLDESESGVLPIPMVFLAVQFTPFKALSFQAEGRAISYSGNDLISLIGRIKVKIFGPVFAAAGYRYEKINIDEEDVDASLEVRGPFLEAGLSF
- the ahbD gene encoding heme b synthase; amino-acid sequence: MAHPHGTHHPGHGGPHGTGKNSTLRLVAWETTRRCNLTCKHCRAAAEDHVYNDELTTEESFRLLDQIREVGQPIIILTGGEPLLRDDIFDIAAYGDKIGLRMVMAPNGTLLNEDNVKRLKESGVKRISVSLDGATAASHDAFRGLDGAFDRAVNGIKIAKAAGLEFQINTVITKTNLDEIPAILSLAEELGAVAHHIFLLVPTGRGKYIVDTAIDAKEYEKTLNWFYDQRDKTSLQLKATCAPHYYRILRQRAKAEGKKVSFETHGLDAVTRGCLAGTGFCFISHVGRVQTCGFLDVTCGDIKTRHFKDVWENSEVFNKLRDFNNLDPKCGICEYKQVCGGCRARAYEATGNYMAQEPLCTYQPARKE